A single genomic interval of Mycobacterium sp. DL592 harbors:
- a CDS encoding DUF3060 domain-containing protein has product MNPEDDPEKRIQELERPLTGGAGPVELGTTPMGQQPPAWAPPPMPPPPPPGYYGPPIPTPPVQPPSSAGMKVGWIVLGLLVVGLVIGGGVIAMTSMFATKTVTSTPTTPRISGGGGPFSPTTRPENPSPTAEPEKPGAPTTAGTVETAAPGATVNVSGIQENKTIACSDNPVSISGVENTVVITGHCTRVEVSGMNNTVTVESTDVINASGIENKVTYRSGSPTVDKSGFDNVVGQG; this is encoded by the coding sequence ATGAACCCCGAAGACGATCCCGAGAAGCGGATTCAGGAACTCGAGCGCCCGTTGACCGGCGGGGCGGGCCCGGTGGAACTGGGCACCACGCCGATGGGTCAGCAGCCCCCCGCGTGGGCGCCCCCGCCGATGCCGCCGCCTCCGCCGCCGGGGTATTACGGCCCGCCGATCCCGACTCCTCCCGTGCAGCCGCCGTCGTCGGCCGGGATGAAGGTCGGCTGGATTGTGTTGGGGCTCTTGGTGGTTGGCCTTGTGATCGGTGGCGGCGTCATCGCAATGACCTCGATGTTCGCGACCAAGACGGTCACGTCGACGCCGACGACGCCGCGCATCTCCGGGGGTGGGGGGCCGTTCAGCCCGACCACCCGGCCGGAAAACCCCAGTCCGACCGCCGAACCCGAAAAGCCTGGAGCCCCCACCACGGCCGGCACCGTCGAGACCGCGGCACCCGGGGCGACCGTCAATGTCTCGGGCATCCAGGAGAACAAGACCATCGCGTGCAGTGACAACCCGGTGTCGATCAGCGGGGTGGAGAACACCGTGGTGATCACCGGGCACTGCACCCGGGTGGAGGTCTCCGGGATGAACAACACCGTGACCGTCGAATCCACCGATGTCATCAACGCGTCCGGAATCGAGAACAAGGTCACCTATCGCTCCGGCTCGCCCACCGTGGACAAG
- a CDS encoding alkane 1-monooxygenase, with protein sequence MASPASSTAAVPHWRDRKRYLWLFSTIMPGMVGLSWLCVFFIGSPAFWWLGLVLVFGIGPLLDYLGGADSKGPSDGALLSLEKDRFYRWATYLYLPCQYLSLAFACWLWAGGGWLSMSWLDKLGLMLAVGIVGGCAINVAHEIGHTSERTEKRLSKIALAQCWYGHFPVEHNHGHHVRVATPEDPTSSWFGESFYRFLPRSVAGRVQTAWRLEARRLARHGESPWSWHNEVLRAWPMSVVLYAGLAVWFGPVVLPWLFGQALVGICLLEMVNYMEHYGLRRQKLPDGRYERVRPAHSWNSNSVLSNLFLFHLPRHSDHHANPMRPYQALRHFDEAPELPAGYAAMLPLTLVPPLWRRVMDHRVIAHYGGDVRLAALPPNHPLMAHNEASVERQLAAHALDS encoded by the coding sequence ATGGCCTCACCGGCGTCCTCTACTGCCGCGGTGCCTCATTGGCGAGATCGCAAGCGCTATCTGTGGTTGTTCAGCACGATCATGCCGGGGATGGTCGGGCTGTCATGGCTGTGCGTGTTCTTCATCGGAAGCCCCGCCTTCTGGTGGCTGGGGCTGGTGCTGGTCTTCGGGATCGGCCCGCTGCTGGACTACCTCGGCGGCGCCGACAGCAAGGGGCCCTCCGACGGTGCGCTGCTGTCGCTGGAGAAAGACCGGTTCTACCGCTGGGCGACATACCTCTATCTGCCATGCCAGTATCTGTCGCTGGCGTTCGCGTGCTGGCTGTGGGCGGGCGGCGGCTGGCTGTCGATGAGCTGGCTGGACAAGCTGGGGCTGATGCTGGCGGTCGGCATCGTCGGCGGGTGCGCCATCAACGTCGCCCACGAGATCGGGCACACCAGCGAGCGCACCGAGAAGCGGCTGAGCAAGATCGCGCTCGCCCAATGCTGGTACGGCCACTTCCCCGTCGAGCACAACCACGGCCACCACGTGCGGGTCGCGACTCCCGAGGATCCGACCAGTTCCTGGTTCGGCGAAAGCTTCTATCGGTTCCTACCGCGCTCGGTGGCCGGCCGAGTGCAGACGGCGTGGCGGCTGGAGGCCAGACGCCTGGCCCGGCATGGCGAGTCACCGTGGTCCTGGCACAACGAGGTGCTGCGCGCCTGGCCGATGAGCGTGGTGCTCTACGCGGGCTTGGCCGTCTGGTTCGGCCCCGTCGTGCTGCCGTGGCTGTTCGGTCAGGCATTGGTGGGTATCTGCCTGCTCGAGATGGTCAACTACATGGAGCATTACGGCCTGCGCAGGCAGAAGCTGCCCGACGGCCGCTACGAACGGGTGCGGCCCGCGCACAGCTGGAACAGCAACAGCGTGCTGTCCAACCTGTTCCTGTTCCACCTGCCGCGGCACTCCGACCACCACGCCAACCCGATGCGGCCCTATCAGGCGCTGCGGCACTTCGACGAAGCGCCGGAGCTGCCCGCCGGTTACGCGGCGATGCTTCCGCTGACGCTGGTGCCGCCGCTGTGGCGCCGGGTGATGGACCACCGTGTGATCGCGCACTACGGCGGTGACGTCCGGCTGGCGGCTTTGCCGCCGAATCATCCACTGATGGCTCACAATGAGGCTTCAGTGGAGCGGCAGCTGGCCGCTCACGCGCTCGACAGTTGA
- a CDS encoding MFS transporter, which translates to MAEVTADRTPGRAYRTLLTQGTLYTTGTQLANVSVVLPFICAQQGYFWAAGLLYPAYSIGIVIGNSLSPYVLQRARHLKHLVIATTTGLMATLVAISAVSAWTRLFIAGIFLSVSLATGVVAGISKVAYSEVVSSKLEDHRRSDLVLTQGAIGAIGAIATTLMLLPFLAQRDPDHSRLDVLWLGASGLVAAAIAALFIGPVQASADQRVTFADTYRDGMRAAKSESWFRRYALIQLVFVPVSLGTSFYSIHASVNHSDTAGSLHVLVISSSVGMVVGSLFWRFVSRTLGVRGMLINSALLGTAAAAICVVMEYRDDLNHIWIYGIVFILATMANQAIFSAGLAWVGAYAADHNRATLIGFGSLLIAVESSILGAALGAVAQNAAVVGPILTLLVLNVGAGVAAVVVAPSGRG; encoded by the coding sequence ATGGCTGAGGTGACCGCGGACCGCACTCCCGGTCGTGCCTATCGGACGCTGCTGACCCAGGGCACGCTCTACACCACCGGCACCCAGCTGGCCAACGTCTCGGTGGTGCTGCCGTTCATCTGTGCCCAGCAGGGTTACTTCTGGGCGGCCGGGCTGCTCTACCCGGCCTATAGCATCGGCATCGTCATCGGGAACTCGCTGTCACCCTATGTTCTGCAGCGCGCACGGCACCTCAAGCATCTCGTCATCGCCACCACCACCGGACTGATGGCCACCCTGGTGGCGATCAGTGCCGTCTCGGCGTGGACCCGGTTGTTCATCGCCGGCATCTTCCTGTCGGTGTCGCTGGCCACCGGCGTGGTGGCGGGTATCTCGAAAGTGGCCTACTCCGAGGTCGTTTCGAGCAAGCTCGAGGATCACCGGCGCAGCGACCTGGTGCTCACCCAGGGTGCGATCGGTGCGATCGGCGCCATCGCCACCACATTGATGCTGCTGCCGTTCCTGGCCCAACGCGATCCCGACCACAGCCGCCTGGACGTGCTGTGGCTGGGTGCTTCGGGTCTGGTGGCCGCCGCGATCGCGGCGCTGTTCATCGGCCCGGTCCAGGCGTCCGCCGACCAGCGGGTGACCTTCGCCGACACCTACCGCGACGGCATGCGGGCCGCGAAGTCCGAATCCTGGTTCCGCCGTTACGCGCTGATTCAGCTGGTATTCGTCCCGGTCAGCCTGGGCACGTCCTTCTACAGCATCCATGCCTCGGTTAACCACAGCGATACCGCGGGGAGTCTGCACGTGCTGGTCATCTCCTCCAGCGTCGGCATGGTCGTGGGGTCGCTCTTCTGGCGCTTCGTCAGCCGGACCCTGGGCGTACGGGGGATGCTCATCAACAGTGCACTGCTGGGCACCGCGGCGGCGGCGATCTGCGTGGTGATGGAGTACCGCGACGACCTGAACCACATCTGGATCTACGGCATCGTGTTCATCCTGGCGACCATGGCCAACCAGGCGATCTTCAGTGCGGGCCTGGCCTGGGTCGGTGCGTACGCCGCCGACCACAACCGGGCGACGCTGATCGGATTCGGCTCCCTGCTGATCGCGGTGGAGTCCTCGATCCTGGGTGCCGCGCTTGGGGCCGTCGCCCAGAATGCCGCGGTGGTCGGACCGATCCTCACTCTCCTGGTGCTCAATGTCGGCGCCGGGGTGGCGGCGGTCGTCGTCGCGCCGTCGGGACGCGGTTGA